The Anopheles coluzzii chromosome 2, AcolN3, whole genome shotgun sequence genome window below encodes:
- the LOC120954017 gene encoding HEAT repeat-containing protein 5B isoform X4 — MELSHSLTLNEAALSQLPEQKRPVFIFEWLRFLDKVLVAAQKSDIKGCQKKLVEQLTQHIQGAPGPPTRKLIARCLATLFSVGDTFLLFETVNKCNDILKNKDDSPSYLPTRLAAICVVGCMYEKLGRMMGRSYEETVQILLKSLKNAESQSRIEIMMTLEKVCAGMGSAIANVHKDIYKAVRYCLTDRVMAVRVAASNCLLEMTGHAPFLYTTELESLASLCFRAFDGCNYEVRCAVARLLGTLIACTQNGSLRNFSSMTASASSTKSLRPVSLDEALGVLMAGFLRGGVSFLKGTGEIIKGSSGVNREVRVGVTHAYVVFVQTMGGLWLERNLQPFLVHVLDLVANPKAASSHVDAVYSRKCINFILRSVIGKMLGEKAQSSACKELIHLIAKQMNSIDFNPENAKDSNQETLFSQHLLVCALQELGSLVLLLGTTAQNLLADQSLNFIDAICAVLIHPCMAARLAAAWCLRCVCVAVPGQITPLIDRFIDAIEKMRTSPDAISGYSGALAAVLGGVRYSPLGIPHTRGKIIFNTAEELLRTASQNSRLSLNRTQAGWLLIGAIMTLGVPVVKGLLPRMLLLWRNAFPRSTKELESEKARGDAFTWQVTLEGRAGALSVMHSFLLHCPELVTDDITRRLLTPIESALAMLINITSVLKNYGQHLKAPTAMVRLRLYETLSLLPANALESSYTHLLRMLVSEFTLTENPANTTTSFLRQMCHGDDSIILGTWLQDTDHRTIEDQMEPNRKADGDYLQPNSAAGSGALEHDACCLYRGIAAGEQCPGPLPLGVAVIDMSVILFGLIFPKVANKHRLQMLEHFGECIKHAKSSRQEAVQMNIFTALLSGLKGLTETKSAIGQDDVRKSATNLIIGALTSANPILRCAAGEALGRIAQVVGDSRVTAELAQTSFDRLKSARDVVTRTGHSLALGCLHRYVGGMGSSQHLNTSVSILLALAQDGSSPVVQVWSLYALSLIADSGGPMFRGYVEPSLSLALKLLLTVPQSHVDVHQCIGRVLSALITTIGPELQGDANSVATARSSFLCAAAIMQAHSDPLVQAEATGCLQQLHLFAPRNVNLSTLVPNLCQNLSSNYLMLRKAAVSCLRQLTTREAKEVCEHAANLVSDEDRYALSDYGLPGVLFGMLDTESDSQMVRNIHDTITSMLQILAAENLSQWLSMCKNVLTVASDASVGAEGTLPGAAGGGGGGAGGAGGGGGGGGSGAAGKDGAAGDHRGEGDDGDDDDDDDDDDNMEFHAEDHQATHPAVQPRWPTRVFAAECVRKVIATCENASANHFDLLAAKEMQMTKSRGDFLVLHLSDLIRMAFMAATSDSDQLRLEGLKTLQEIIDKFAHVPEPEFPGHLLLEQFQAQVGAALRPAFSQDTPSHVTAAACEVCSAWIGSGVARDLNDLRRVHQLLVSNLSKLSSRTNSTQLYNESMATLEKLSILKAWGQVYIMAMVGHGAAPASQMLKALSSSAGTPSQLSGASAAQPKEFSRLAFDDEFGDFESRGESLLSLVQPELDNLSKHWLAALKDYALLSLPAEYASQLPHDGGAFYTNDTMNLSKPHYLISWPSILYAAALWLNAEGFRQGDDEGQLSRAQEEDRANANDVPSAKGQTASVTNGGTAATAISHGSPSADRFHLIFGICMEALCSTRTNEKLDSVIACLQSLYTVFDSAWSREMLMQNKTLPVELCNVLHRLILTRDSVQVQYLCISILKQTIAAANECLEREKEVEWRKKVARTTTTGGEPGEPVGEHNGNEEPAEEPSHELDFLGEGGEEGEILPGKSLVYAVLEVVLCLLARQIPGMNPSQSTRVANEQLQRQLAQAQNGLIKLGDDNCLLVANAIQSLNELPKLCSPLGALSILPTILYLTTGVIKEVATKSVHDESPIASTNVVVQAAVQLLKTLATDRYGRHALSGEEWCKLLQSALGRLIDLTKTGCEETKMDEVTVMLAIAVFLLHSPPGVVSVLNLQYPCINHFRQCFQSASLPVRLKCVQTMRSIFANGDLRVSTPYIHALAPRLIEQLYSEQARNPTNEHELALVLEGITTVETLIALAEPQNRELMQGIQMLTLLVPILINYLDDPEEPKQLAPQQQQRTKSKYVTALNDHAIQWLMKIGLKYPQEFKTFMAQAPDLRRKLEAAIKRNQMNATLQKSKSEAANAAARNSAAQQQKPTIQLKTDFSNFSFA; from the exons ATGGAGCTGTCGCACAGTCTCACGCTGAACGAGGCCGCCCTCAGCCAGCTGCCGGAGCAGAAGCGGCCCGTATTCATCTTCGAATGGTTGCGCTTCCTGGACAAGGTGCTGGTCGCGGCCCAAAAGTCCGACATCAAGGGCTGCCAGAAGAAGCTGGTCGAGCAGCTGACGCAACACATCCAGGGGGCGCCGGGGCCGCCCACGCGCAAGCTGATCGCCCGCTGCCTGGCCACCCTCTTCTCGGTCGGCGACACGTTTCTGCTGTTCGAAACGGTCAACAAGTGCAATGACATACTGAAAAACAAGGACGATTCGCCGAGCTACCTGCCGACCCGGCTGGCCGCGATCTGCGTGGTGGGCTGCATGTACGAGAAGCTCGGCCGGATGATGGGCCGCTCGTACGAGGAGACGGTCCAGATCCTGCTCAAGTCGCTCAAGAACGCCGAATCGCAGTCGCGCATCGAGATCATGATGACGCTGGAGAAGGTGTGCGCCGGCATGGGCTCGGCCATCGCGAACGTGCACAAGGACATCTACAAGGCGGTGCGGTACTGTCTGACCGATCGCGTGATGGCGGTGCGGGTGGCCGCCTCCAACTGTCTGCTGGAGATGACCGGGCACGCCCCGTTCCTGTACACGACCGAGCTGGAAAGCTTGGCCTCGCTGTGCTTCCGCGCGTTCGACGGCTGCAACTACGAGGTGCGGTGCGCGGTGGCCCGGCTGCTCGGCACACTGATCGCCTGCACGCAGAACGGCAGCCTGCGCAACTTTAGCAGCATGACGGCGTCGGCCTCGAGCACGAAATCGCTCCGGCCGGTGTCGCTGGACGAGGCGCTCGGCGTGCTGATGGCGGGCTTTCTGCGCGGCGGCGTCTCCTTCCTGAAGGGCACGGGCGAAATCATCAAGGGCAGCTCGGGCGTGAACCGGGAGGTGCGCGTCGGCGTCACCCACGCGTACGTGGTGTTCGTGCAGACGATGGGCGGGCTGTGGCTGGAGCGCAACCTGCAGCCGTTCCTGGTGCACGTGCTCGACCTGGTGGCCAACCCGAAGGCGGCCTCGTCCCACGTCGATGCGGTGTACTCGCGCAAGTGCATCAACTTCATACTGCGCTCCGTCATCGGCAAGATGCTGGGCGAGAAGGCGCAATCGTCCGCCTGCAAGGAGCTGATACACCTGATCGCGAAGCAGATGAACTCGATCGACTTCAATCCGGAGAACGCGAAAGACTCCAACCAGGAGACGCTGTTCAGCCAGCATCTGCTCGTGTGCGCGCTGCAGGAGCTGGGCagtctggtgctgctgctcggcacCACCGCGCAGAACCTGCTCGCCGACCAGTCGCTCAACTTCATCGACGCCATCTGCGCCGTGCTGATCCATCCGTGCATGGCGGCCCGGCTAGCGGCCGCCTGGTGTTTGCGGTGCGTTTGCGTTGCCGTGCCGGGGCAGATTACGCCACTGATCGATCGGTTTATCGATGCGATCGAGAAGATGCGCACCTCGCCGGACGCTATTTCCGGGTACAGTGGAGCGCTGGCGGCCGTGCTCGGTGGCGTACGGTACTCACCGCTTGGGATACCGCACACGCGGGGAAAAATCATCTTCAACACCGCCGAAGAGCTGCTGCGTACGGCAAGCCAGAACAGCCGGCTGTCGCTCAATCGAACGCAGGCCGGCTGGCTGCTGATCGGAGCCATCATGACGCTGGGGGTGCCGGTGGTGAAGGGTCTGCTGccccggatgctgctgctctggAGGAACGCGTTCCCCCGCTCGACCAAGGAGCTGGAATCGGAGAAGGCACGCGGAGACGCCTTCACCTGGCAGGTGACGCTCGAGGGCCGGGCCGGTGCGCTGTCCGTGATGCACAGCTTCCTGCTGCACTGTCCCGAGCTCGTGACGGACGATATAACGCGCCGGCTGCTGACACCGATCGAGAGCGCTTTGGCGATGCTGATCAA caTAACGTCCGTGCTGAAAAACTACGGCCAGCATCTGAAAGCACCGACGGCGATGGTACGCCTGCGGCTGTACGAAACGTTATCGCTGCTGCCCGCGAACGCGCTAGAATCGTCGTACACGCACCTGCTGCGCATGCTGGTGTCGGAGTTTACGCTGACGGAGAATCCGGCCAACACGACCACCTCCTTCCTGCGGCAGATGTGCCATGGGGATGATTCGATCATACTGGGCACCTGGCTGCAGGACACCGACCATCGCACGATCGAAGATCAG ATGGAACCGAACCGTAAGGCTGACGGTGACTAT CTCCAACCGAACAGTGCCGCCGGTTCGGGTGCCCTGGAACACGATGCCTGCTGCCTGTACCGTGGCATCGCTGCCGGTGAGCAGTGCCCGGGCCCGCTGCCGCTCGGCGTCGCCGTGATCGACATGTCCGTCATACTGTTCGGGCTAATCTTCCCCAAGGTGGCGAACAAGCACCGGCTCCAGATGCTGGAGCACTTTGGCGAGTGCATCAAGCACGCGAAAAGCTCGCGCCAGGAAGCGGTCCAGATGAACATCTTCACCGCCCTGCTCAGCGGGCTGAAGGGTTTGACCGAGACGAAGTCAGCGATCGGGCAGGACGATGTGCGCAAGAGCGCAACGAACCTGATCATCGGCGCGCTGACCAGTGCCAATCCGATACTGCGCTGTGCGGCGGGAGAGGCGCTCGGCCGCATCGCCCAGGTGGTGGGCGATTCGCGCGTAACGGCCGAGCTGGCCCAGACCAGCTTCGATCGGTTGAAGTCGGCCCGGGACGTGGTGACGCGCACGGGCCATTCGCTGGCCCTCGGCTGCCTCCATCGGTACGTCGGCGGGATGGGCTCGTCGCAGCATCTGAACACGAGCGTGTCGATACTGCTGGCGCTCGCTCAGGACGGCAGCTCGCCGGTCGTACAGGTGTGGTCGCTTTACGCACTGTCGCTGATAGCCGATTCCGGCGGTCCCATGTTCCGCGGGTACGTTGAGCCGTCGCTGTCGCTCGCGCTcaagctgctgctgaccgTGCCGCAATCGCACGTGGACGTGCACCAGTGCATAGGGCGTGTGCTGAGCGCCCTGATCACGACGATCGGGCCGGAGCTGCAGGGCGACGCGAACTCCGTTGCAACGGCGCGCTCGTCGTTCCTGTGCGCGGCCGCCATCATGCAGGCGCACTCGGACCCGCTGGTGCAGGCGGAGGCGACGGGCtgcctgcagcagctgcacctGTTCGCGCCGCGCAACGTCAACCTGTCGACGCTCGTCCCGAACCTGTGCCAGAACCTGAGCAGCAACTATTTGATGCTGCGCAAGGCGGCCGTCTCCTGCCTGCGCCAGCTGACGACGCGCGAAGCGAAGGAGGTGTGCGAGCACGCGGCCAACCTGGTGAGCGACGAGGACCGGTACGCGCTGTCGGATTACGGGCTGCCGGGCGTGCTGTTCGGCATGCTCGACACGGAAAGCGACAGCCAGATGGTGCGCAACATTCACGATACCATCACCTCGATGCTGCAGATACTGGCCGCGGAAAATCTGTCCCAGTGGTTGAGCATGTGCAAGAATGTGCTTACCGTCGCGTCGGATGCGTCGGTCGGCGCGGAAGGCACGCTGCCCGGTGCAGCGGGAGGAGGAGGCGGAGGGGCCGGCggtgctggcggtggtggtggtggtggtggtagtggggCAGCCGGCAAGGATGGCGCTGCCGGGGACCACCGGGGCGAAGGAGACGATggcgacgatgacgatgacgacgatgacgatgacaaTATGGAGTTCCATGCGGAGGACCACCAGGCAACGCACCCGGCGGTGCAGCCGCGCTGGCCGACCCGCGTGTTTGCGGCCGAGTGCGTGCGCAAGGTGATTGCGACGTGCGAAAATGCCAGCGCGAACCATTTCGATCTGCTGGCGGCGAAGGAGATGCAGATGACCAAGTCGCGCGGCGACTTCCTGGTGCTGCATCTGTCCGACCTGATCCGGATGGCGTTCATGGCGGCGACGAGCGATTCGGACCAGCTGCGGCTGGAGGGCCTGAAGACGCTGCAGGAAATCATCGACAAGTTTGCGCACGTGCCGGAGCCCGAGTTCCCGGGCCACCTGCTGCTCGAGCAGTTCCAGGCGCAGGTCGGGGCGGCCCTCCGGCCCGCCTTCTCGCAGGACACGCCGTCCCACGTGACGGCGGCTGCGTGCGAGGTGTGCAGCGCGTGGATCGGGTCCGGTGTCGCACGCGATCTGAACGATCTGCGGCGCGTCCATCAGCTGCTCGTGTCGAACCTGAGCAAGCTGAGCAGCCGCACCAACAGCACCCAGCTGTACAACGAAAGCATGGCCACGCTGGAGAAGCTGAGCATCCTGAAGGCCTGGGGCCAGGTGTACATTATGGCGATGGTGGGGCACGGTGCCGCCCCGGCCAGCCAGATGCTGAAGGCGCTCAGCTCGTCCGCCGGCACCCCTTCGCAGCTGTCTGGCGCGTCCGCCGCCCAGCCGAAAGAGTTCAGCCGGCTGGCGTTCGACGACGAGTTTGGCGATTTCGAGAGCCGGGGCGAAAGTTTGCTCTCGCTAGTGCAGCCCGAGCTGGACAATCTGTCCAAGCATTGGCTGGCGGCGCTGAAAGACTACGCACTGCTGTCGCTGCCGGCGGAGTACGCGAGCCAGCTACCCCACGACGGGGGAGCGTTCTACACGAACGACACGATGAATCTTTCCAAACCGCACTATCTAATTTCGTGGCCATCGATCCTATACGCGGCAGCCCTGTGGCTGAACGCGGAAGGATTCCGGCAGGGCGACGACGAGGGCCAGCTGTCCCGCGCCCAGGAAGAGGACAGAGCGAACGCGAACGATGTGCCGAGCGCGAAGGGACAAACGGCGTCCGTCACGAACGGTGGCACCGCCGCCACTGCGATATCGCACGGTAGCCCGAGCGCGGACCGGTTCCACCTCATCTTTGGCATCTGCATGGAGGCGCTATGCAGTACGCGCACGAATGAGAAGCTGGATAGTGTGATCGCCTGCCTGCAGTCGCTCTACACGGTGTTCGATTCGGCCTGGTCGCGCGAGATGCTCATGCAGAACAAAACGCTCCCCGTGGAGCTGTGCAACGTGCTGCATCGGTTGATACTGACGCGGGACAGCGTGCAGGTACAGTACCTGTGCATTTCGATACTGAAGCAAACGATAGCGGCCGCCAACGAGTGTCTGGAGCGGGAGAAAGAGGTGGAGTGGCGTAAGAAGGTGGCACGCACCACCACTACTGGGGGCGAGCCGGGCGAGCCAGTGGGTGAACATAATGGTAACGAGGAACCGGCGGAAGAGCCATCCCACGAGCTGGACTTCCTCGGCGAAGGCGGAGAAGAGGGCGAAATATTGCCCGGCAAGTCGCTAGTGTATGCGGTGCTGGAGGTCGTTCTGTGCCTGCTAGCGCGCCAGATACCGGGCATGAATCCTTCCCAGAGTACGCGCGTGGCAAACGAGCAGCTGCAGCGCCAGCTGGCCCAGGCCCAGAACGGGCTGATCAAGCTCGGCGACGACAACTGTCTGCTGGTGGCGAACGCAATCCAAAGCCTGAACGAGCTGCCGAAGCTGTGCTCGCCGCTCGGCGCCCTGTCCATCCTGCCCACCATCCTATACCTAACGACGGGCGTCATCAAGGAGGTGGCGACCAAATCGGTGCACGACGAGTCGCCGATCGCCAGCACGAACGTGGTGGTGCAGGCGGCGGTGCAGCTGCTGAAAACGCTCGCCACCGACCGGTACGGGCGGCACGCGCTGTCCGGCGAGGAGTGGTGCAAGCTGCTGCAGAGCGCCCTCGGCCGCCTGATCGATCTCACCAAGACGGGCTGCGAGGAGACGAAGATGGACGAGGTGACGGTGATGCTGGCGATTGCGGTCTTTCTGCTGCACTCGCCGCCCGGCGTCGTGTCGGTGCTGAACCTGCAGTACCCGTGCATCAACCACTTCCGGCAGTGCTTCCAGAGCGCCTCGCTGCCGGTGCGCCTGAAGTGTGTGCAGACGATGCGCTCGATCTTTGCGAACGGCGACCTGCGCGTGTCCACGCCGTACATACACGCGCTCGCACCCCGGCTGATCGAGCAGCTGTACTCGGAGCAGGCGCGCAACCCAACCAACGAACACGAGCTGGCGCTGGTGCTGGAAGGTATAACGACGGTGGAGACGCTGATTGCGCTGGCGGAACCGCAGAATC GAGAATTGATGCAAG GCATCCAGATGCTAACCTTGCTCGTACCCATCCTCATCAACTACCTGGACGACCCAGAGGAACCGAAGCAGCTAGCGccccagcaacaacaacgaaccAAATCGAAGTACGTGACCGCACTGAACGATCACGCCATACAGTGGCTAATGAAGATCGGGCTAAAGTATCCGCAAGAGTTCAAAACGTTCATGGCACAAGCGCCCGACCTGCGCCGCAAGCTGGAAGCGGCCATCAAGCGCAACCAGATGAACGCCACGCTGCAGAAGAGCAAGAGCGAGGCGGCCAATGCGGCCGCCCGGAACAGTGCCGCCCAGCAGCAGAAGCCGACGATACAGCTGAAGACGGATTTCAGCAATTTTAGCTTCgcatag